The Nocardia arthritidis genome has a window encoding:
- the pyk gene encoding pyruvate kinase: MMRRTKIVCTLGPATATEDRIRELVESGMDVARLNFSHGEHADHAENYKKVRQASDHLGRAVGILADLQGPKIRLGRFIDGRTVWATGEEVRITVDDVDGTHDRVSTTYKELAKDAKPGDRLLVDDGKVGLTVLRVDKNDVVCRVTEGGPVSNNKGVSLPGMDVSVPALSEKDIEDLEFALKLGVDFIALSFVRSPSDVELVHDVMDRVGRRVPVIGKLEKPEAIDNLEAVVLAFDAVMVARGDLGVELPLEQVPIVQKRAIQMARENAKPVIVATQMLESMIENSRPTRAEASDVANAVLDGADAVMLSGETSVGKYPIETVRTMARIVHAVETESTRVPPLTHVPRTKRGVISYAARDIGERLNAKALVAFTQSGDTVRRLARLHTPLPLLAFTPLPEVRSQLALTWGTETFIVPTVDSTDAMIRQVDQALLSMERYQKGDLVVIVAGSPPGTIGSTNLIHVHRIGEEDH, from the coding sequence GTGATGCGACGGACGAAGATTGTGTGCACGCTCGGCCCGGCTACGGCCACCGAGGACCGTATCCGCGAACTCGTCGAGAGCGGCATGGATGTGGCCCGGCTGAATTTCAGTCACGGTGAGCATGCCGACCACGCCGAGAACTACAAGAAGGTGCGGCAGGCCTCGGATCACCTCGGCAGAGCGGTCGGCATCCTGGCCGACCTGCAGGGACCGAAGATCCGGCTGGGCCGGTTCATCGATGGCCGCACCGTATGGGCGACCGGCGAAGAGGTGCGCATCACCGTCGACGATGTCGACGGCACCCACGACCGGGTCTCCACCACCTACAAGGAATTGGCCAAGGACGCCAAGCCGGGCGACCGGCTGCTGGTCGACGACGGCAAGGTCGGGCTGACCGTGCTGCGGGTCGACAAGAACGACGTGGTCTGCCGGGTCACCGAGGGCGGCCCGGTCTCGAACAACAAGGGCGTCTCGCTGCCCGGCATGGATGTCTCGGTGCCCGCGCTGTCCGAAAAGGACATCGAGGACCTGGAATTCGCGCTGAAGCTGGGCGTCGATTTCATCGCACTGTCCTTCGTGCGGTCCCCGTCGGACGTCGAGCTTGTGCACGACGTGATGGACCGGGTGGGCCGCCGGGTGCCGGTGATCGGCAAGCTGGAGAAGCCGGAGGCCATCGACAACCTGGAGGCCGTGGTGCTGGCCTTCGACGCGGTGATGGTCGCGCGCGGCGACCTCGGCGTCGAGCTGCCGCTGGAGCAGGTGCCGATCGTGCAGAAGCGCGCGATCCAAATGGCAAGGGAGAACGCCAAACCGGTCATCGTCGCCACCCAGATGTTGGAGTCGATGATCGAGAACTCGCGCCCGACCAGGGCGGAGGCCTCCGACGTCGCCAACGCGGTGCTCGACGGCGCCGACGCGGTGATGCTCTCCGGTGAGACCTCGGTCGGCAAGTACCCGATCGAGACGGTGCGGACCATGGCCCGCATCGTGCACGCGGTGGAGACCGAATCGACCCGGGTCCCACCGCTGACCCACGTGCCGCGCACCAAGCGCGGCGTCATCTCCTACGCGGCCCGCGATATCGGCGAGCGGCTCAATGCCAAGGCGCTGGTGGCGTTCACCCAATCCGGTGATACGGTGCGCCGCCTGGCCCGGCTGCACACCCCGCTGCCGCTGCTCGCGTTCACCCCGCTGCCGGAGGTGCGCAGCCAGTTGGCCTTGACATGGGGCACGGAAACGTTCATCGTTCCGACGGTGGACAGCACCGACGCCATGATCAGGCAGGTCGATCAGGCGCTGCTGTCGATGGAGCGTTATCAGAAGGGCGATCTGGTCGTGATCGTCGCGGGCTCGCCGCCCGGCACGATCGGCTCCACCAACCTCATCCACGTGCATCGCATCGGCGAGGAGGACCACTGA
- a CDS encoding acyl-CoA thioesterase: protein MSGSLGGSVGVAPTGNADLDVLLGLLDLEQVDEDVFVGLHPEKVWSRTFGGQLVAQAIMAAGRTVGDRPVHAINAHFVRGGDVKRPIEYRVDRHRDGRSLANRTVTATQDGQELFVMLAAFQDWGKGLEHAHARPEVPDPETLPRVEESFEGLEDKLEMFVNAPHPIDMRYTNDPAWIMKGTGERLNHNRVWMRADGRLPDDPLIHVAMLGYSSDTTVLDSIITTHGLSWGLDRIIAATVNHSIWFHRPFRFDEWALYATESPVAAGSRGLATGKFYSRSGDLLATTVQEGVIRHYPARR from the coding sequence TTGAGCGGATCCCTAGGCGGTTCGGTCGGCGTCGCGCCGACGGGGAATGCGGATCTCGACGTGCTGCTCGGACTGCTGGACCTGGAGCAGGTCGACGAGGATGTCTTCGTCGGCCTGCATCCGGAGAAGGTGTGGAGCCGCACCTTCGGCGGCCAGCTGGTCGCCCAGGCCATCATGGCCGCGGGTCGCACCGTCGGCGATCGGCCGGTGCACGCGATCAACGCGCATTTCGTGCGCGGCGGCGATGTGAAGCGGCCGATCGAATACCGGGTGGACCGCCACCGGGACGGCCGTTCGCTGGCCAATCGCACGGTGACCGCCACTCAGGACGGGCAGGAGCTGTTCGTCATGCTGGCGGCGTTCCAGGACTGGGGTAAGGGCCTCGAGCATGCGCATGCCCGGCCCGAGGTGCCGGATCCGGAGACGCTGCCCCGGGTGGAGGAGAGCTTCGAAGGCTTGGAGGACAAGCTGGAGATGTTCGTCAACGCCCCGCATCCGATCGATATGCGCTACACCAACGATCCGGCGTGGATCATGAAGGGCACGGGGGAGCGGCTCAACCACAACCGGGTGTGGATGCGCGCGGACGGCAGGCTGCCCGACGATCCGCTGATTCACGTTGCGATGCTTGGTTATTCGTCGGACACCACGGTGCTGGATTCGATCATCACCACGCACGGGCTGTCCTGGGGCCTCGATCGGATCATCGCGGCGACGGTGAACCACTCGATCTGGTTCCACCGGCCGTTCCGCTTCGACGAATGGGCGCTCTACGCAACGGAATCCCCGGTCGCGGCCGGGTCGCGCGGGCTGGCCACCGGCAAATTCTATTCGCGCAGTGGGGATCTGCTGGCGACGACCGTGCAAGAGGGCGTCATCCGGCATTACCCGGCGCGCCGCTGA
- a CDS encoding low molecular weight phosphatase family protein: MHVLFVCNGNVCRSAIAERLTRALAVEHNLPGLTAESAGTRALVGFPIEPLAAQAITGLGADPENFKARKLKPELIDRADLVLAMTQQLRDQSIDMAFGSAPRTYTLLEAARIAKVTGARTIAELHGARNDLSLVGREGIADPVGLSEAAYCEVGDRIADALVPLLLALAPHEQTHLVDSEVPGLVIQPNSRQAPLSAFLAAQRAGMR, encoded by the coding sequence ATGCACGTCCTGTTCGTCTGCAATGGCAATGTCTGTCGTTCGGCGATCGCCGAGCGGCTCACCCGAGCGTTGGCGGTCGAACACAATCTGCCCGGCCTGACCGCGGAAAGCGCGGGAACCCGTGCGCTGGTTGGCTTTCCGATCGAACCGCTGGCCGCGCAGGCGATCACCGGTCTCGGCGCCGACCCGGAAAACTTCAAGGCGCGCAAGCTGAAGCCGGAACTGATCGACCGAGCCGACCTCGTCCTGGCCATGACCCAGCAGCTGCGCGACCAATCCATTGATATGGCATTCGGATCCGCCCCACGCACCTACACGCTGTTGGAGGCCGCCAGAATCGCCAAGGTGACCGGCGCGCGCACCATCGCCGAATTACACGGGGCGCGCAACGATCTCTCGCTGGTGGGCCGCGAGGGCATCGCCGATCCGGTCGGCCTGTCCGAGGCCGCCTATTGCGAGGTCGGCGACCGCATCGCCGATGCGCTGGTGCCGCTGCTGCTCGCGCTCGCGCCGCACGAACAAACCCATCTGGTGGACAGCGAAGTACCCGGACTCGTCATCCAACCGAACTCCAGGCAGGCGCCGCTCTCGGCATTCCTCGCCGCCCAGCGCGCCGGAATGCGATAG
- a CDS encoding monooxygenase family protein produces MRVNRTTVDLSGYPDLVVIYLGMRVRKPRGMLRLLGIGPKFYRSHRDRPDGLLHHEDVIWSLFPPHWGARQYWRDLDSLERWTRSAPHRDWWQAFLRDSGGTGLWHEAYFARGGIDAMYDDMAPEVGLARFAPVLDSRGRMFSTRGRVHGEPARADPVVSESAYYGTDSE; encoded by the coding sequence ATGCGAGTGAACAGGACGACCGTCGACCTGTCGGGCTATCCGGATCTGGTGGTGATCTATCTCGGTATGCGGGTGCGTAAGCCGCGCGGCATGCTGCGGCTGCTCGGCATCGGGCCGAAGTTCTATCGGTCGCACCGGGATCGGCCGGATGGGCTGCTGCACCATGAGGACGTGATCTGGTCGCTGTTCCCGCCGCACTGGGGCGCCCGCCAGTACTGGCGCGACCTGGACAGCCTGGAACGTTGGACTCGGTCGGCGCCGCACCGGGATTGGTGGCAGGCCTTCCTGCGCGACTCCGGCGGCACCGGCCTGTGGCACGAGGCCTACTTCGCGCGCGGCGGCATCGACGCGATGTACGACGATATGGCCCCGGAGGTCGGGCTGGCCCGTTTCGCACCGGTCCTGGATTCGCGCGGCCGGATGTTCTCCACCCGCGGCCGGGTGCACGGCGAACCGGCGAGGGCGGATCCGGTGGTCAGCGAATCCGCCTATTACGGAACCGATTCCGAGTGA
- a CDS encoding VOC family protein, translating to MSAEAERAQAFRPRSDAEETLSMTTPPFDTVTWFQIGSADPDAAQRFYGDLFGWTATADPGSGPDYRTVKYPGSAAPSGGITALEEGDTPHATFGVMVRDVAAVCARTAELGGKALSEPRTTQNGLIFADLLDPDGNRFLVFTPPAH from the coding sequence ATGAGCGCCGAAGCTGAACGGGCGCAGGCATTCCGGCCGCGCAGCGATGCAGAGGAGACGCTTTCGATGACAACGCCCCCGTTCGACACGGTCACCTGGTTCCAGATCGGCAGCGCCGATCCCGATGCGGCACAACGCTTCTACGGTGATCTGTTCGGCTGGACCGCGACCGCCGACCCGGGCAGCGGCCCCGACTACCGGACCGTCAAATACCCCGGCTCGGCCGCGCCCAGCGGTGGAATCACCGCGCTCGAGGAAGGGGATACCCCACACGCCACCTTCGGCGTCATGGTCCGCGACGTCGCCGCCGTCTGCGCCCGCACCGCCGAACTGGGCGGCAAGGCGCTGTCCGAGCCGAGAACGACACAGAATGGCCTGATCTTCGCCGACCTGCTCGACCCGGACGGCAACCGCTTCCTGGTTTTCACCCCACCGGCGCACTGA
- a CDS encoding helix-turn-helix transcriptional regulator — translation MNRTDRLYALVEELRGVAPGRLSARELAGRFEVSVRTVERDISALQQAGVPIYADVGRGGGYAIDKRMSLPPLNFSAAETVAVAVALGRTRGTPFDAAGASALGKILAAMPEAGVRAARELAGRVQMLEPVVVAEPGRCAGVVRQAVAEQRPVAMSYVDRYGAVSERVLEPMVLMLGREGWYVIGWCRLREETRLFRLDRIQSAELMDVKFTPRAIRYPDDLPADVAASRLAL, via the coding sequence GTGAACCGGACTGATCGGCTTTATGCGTTGGTGGAGGAGCTTCGGGGGGTTGCGCCGGGGCGGTTGAGTGCGCGGGAGTTGGCGGGGCGGTTCGAGGTGAGTGTGCGGACGGTGGAGCGGGATATTTCGGCGCTGCAGCAGGCTGGGGTGCCTATTTACGCCGATGTGGGGCGGGGTGGGGGGTATGCGATTGATAAGCGGATGTCGTTGCCGCCCTTGAATTTTTCGGCGGCGGAGACGGTGGCTGTCGCGGTGGCGCTGGGGCGGACACGGGGGACGCCGTTCGATGCGGCGGGGGCCAGTGCGTTGGGGAAGATTTTGGCGGCCATGCCGGAGGCGGGGGTGCGGGCGGCGCGGGAGTTGGCGGGGCGGGTGCAGATGTTGGAGCCGGTGGTGGTTGCGGAGCCGGGGCGGTGTGCGGGGGTGGTGCGGCAGGCGGTGGCGGAGCAGCGGCCGGTGGCGATGTCGTATGTGGACCGGTACGGGGCGGTCAGTGAACGGGTGCTGGAACCGATGGTGCTGATGCTGGGGCGGGAAGGGTGGTATGTGATCGGGTGGTGCCGGTTGCGGGAGGAGACCCGGCTGTTCCGGCTGGACCGGATCCAGTCCGCCGAACTGATGGACGTCAAGTTCACGCCGCGGGCGATCCGGTATCCGGACGACCTGCCCGCCGATGTGGCGGCGAGCAGGCTGGCGCTGTAG
- a CDS encoding ANTAR domain-containing response regulator, with translation MSERTTAGGAGVKREAGAKRVVVAEDEALIRMDLVEMLTEEGYQVVGEAGDGQQAVDLAVEHRPDLVIMDVKMPRRDGIDAAAEIASKRVAPVVILTAFSQRDLVERARDAGAMAYLVKPFTKSDLVPAIELAASRFHEITALESEVANLADRLETRKLVERAKGVLMQTQGLSEPQAFKWIQRTAMDRRTTMKAVAEVVLENLTPQ, from the coding sequence ATGAGTGAGCGGACTACAGCAGGGGGCGCCGGCGTGAAGCGGGAAGCCGGGGCGAAGCGGGTCGTTGTGGCCGAGGACGAGGCGCTCATCCGGATGGATCTGGTGGAGATGTTGACCGAGGAGGGCTATCAGGTTGTCGGTGAGGCGGGTGATGGTCAGCAGGCTGTCGACCTAGCGGTGGAGCACCGGCCGGATCTGGTGATCATGGATGTGAAGATGCCGCGTCGGGACGGTATCGATGCCGCGGCGGAGATCGCGTCGAAACGTGTTGCGCCGGTGGTGATTTTGACGGCGTTCAGCCAGCGTGATCTGGTGGAGCGGGCGCGGGATGCCGGGGCGATGGCGTATCTGGTGAAGCCGTTCACGAAGTCGGATCTGGTGCCGGCGATCGAGTTGGCGGCGAGCCGGTTCCATGAGATCACCGCGTTGGAGAGCGAGGTGGCCAATCTGGCCGATCGTTTGGAGACGCGGAAGTTGGTGGAGCGGGCGAAAGGCGTCTTGATGCAGACGCAGGGGTTGTCGGAGCCGCAGGCGTTCAAGTGGATTCAGCGGACGGCGATGGATCGGCGGACGACGATGAAGGCTGTCGCGGAGGTCGTCTTGGAGAACTTGACGCCACAGTGA
- a CDS encoding branched-chain amino acid ABC transporter substrate-binding protein, with protein sequence MLSSTWRGRTTLGVLAVGAAAALVLTGCSSKSTGNDNKSSGTSEGASSGLSIQPVAQVDKDGKQVPKSETAKAADPAGDGKATCAPGVTIAFAGALTGPNAQLGININNGAKLAIDQHNKANPNCKIEIKSFDTEGDPQKATQVIPQIVNDKSIIGLVGPAFSGETKATGKILSDAGLASLTASATNATLTQNGWTSFFRGLANDDTQGPSVAKYLVNTASYKKVCVIQDNSDYGTGLAKSITEGLGSAADSACAASIKAGDKDFSATVTKVKAANPDAVFYSGYYAEGAPLAQQLKQGGVKAVFVGPDGTNDPQFIAQAGSAAKGATLTCPCGPAPEKFAKDYQAFNNMASGVYSVEAYDLATILAKGIDAGKVTRPDLLEFVRNYEGDGLARHYKWSANGELANALIWIYTVK encoded by the coding sequence GTGCTTAGTTCGACATGGCGCGGTCGTACGACGCTTGGTGTGCTGGCGGTCGGCGCTGCCGCGGCGCTGGTGCTGACGGGTTGTAGCAGTAAATCGACCGGTAACGACAACAAATCTTCCGGCACCAGCGAGGGCGCTTCGAGCGGCCTGTCGATCCAGCCGGTGGCTCAGGTGGACAAGGACGGTAAGCAGGTCCCGAAGTCCGAGACCGCGAAGGCCGCCGATCCGGCCGGTGATGGCAAGGCCACCTGTGCTCCCGGTGTGACCATCGCGTTCGCCGGCGCGTTGACCGGCCCGAACGCGCAGCTCGGCATCAATATCAACAATGGCGCGAAGCTGGCTATCGATCAGCACAACAAGGCGAATCCGAATTGCAAGATCGAGATCAAGTCGTTCGACACCGAGGGTGATCCGCAGAAGGCCACCCAGGTGATTCCGCAGATCGTCAACGACAAGTCGATCATCGGTCTGGTCGGTCCGGCGTTCTCTGGTGAGACGAAGGCGACCGGCAAGATCCTCAGCGATGCGGGTCTGGCCTCGCTCACCGCGTCGGCCACCAACGCGACGCTCACCCAGAACGGCTGGACCAGCTTCTTCCGTGGTCTGGCCAATGACGACACGCAGGGCCCTTCGGTGGCGAAGTACCTGGTGAACACGGCGAGCTACAAGAAGGTCTGTGTCATCCAGGACAACAGCGATTACGGCACCGGTTTGGCGAAGTCGATCACCGAGGGTCTCGGCAGTGCGGCCGATTCGGCGTGCGCGGCCAGCATCAAGGCCGGTGACAAGGATTTCTCGGCGACGGTGACCAAGGTGAAGGCGGCGAATCCGGATGCCGTCTTCTACTCGGGTTACTACGCGGAGGGCGCGCCGCTGGCCCAGCAGTTGAAGCAGGGTGGCGTGAAGGCCGTGTTCGTCGGCCCGGACGGCACGAACGACCCGCAGTTCATCGCGCAGGCGGGTAGCGCGGCCAAGGGTGCGACGCTGACCTGCCCGTGTGGTCCGGCTCCGGAGAAGTTCGCGAAGGACTACCAGGCGTTCAACAACATGGCGTCGGGTGTGTACTCGGTCGAGGCCTACGATCTGGCGACGATCCTGGCGAAGGGTATCGATGCGGGCAAGGTGACCCGGCCCGATCTGCTCGAGTTCGTGCGCAACTACGAGGGTGACGGACTGGCGCGGCATTACAAGTGGAGTGCCAACGGCGAGCTCGCCAACGCGCTGATCTGGATTTACACGGTCAAGTAG
- a CDS encoding branched-chain amino acid ABC transporter permease: protein MFSTAVGGVVQLAAGSIDFNYQGVIDQFWRLTVDGLSYGAIYALVAVGYTLVYGVLRLINFAHSEIFMLGLFGQYVGLMLLGFSPSGDVYSQGVILTVTYLALAMIIGMAVSGGAAVGLERVAYRPLRKRGAKPLIFLITAIGASFVIQEIVHFVIPKIWPDLGGTNAQKPIMLVEPSIQFSFGGADITNVTIVIVVAAIVLALATEILINRTKFGRGIRAVAQDPDTATLMGVSRERIIMLTFLIGGVLAGAAALLYSMKIPNGIIYSGGFILGIKAFSAAVLGGIGNLRGALLGGLLLGLAENYGQILFGTEWRDVVAFVVLVLVLMIRPTGILGESLGRARA from the coding sequence ATGTTTTCCACAGCAGTCGGCGGCGTTGTACAACTCGCTGCCGGATCGATCGACTTCAACTATCAAGGGGTGATCGATCAGTTCTGGCGACTGACCGTCGACGGATTGTCCTACGGTGCCATCTACGCACTCGTCGCTGTCGGCTATACCCTGGTCTACGGCGTTTTGCGGCTGATCAATTTCGCCCACTCCGAAATTTTCATGCTCGGTTTGTTCGGGCAGTATGTCGGGCTGATGCTGCTGGGCTTCTCGCCCAGCGGTGATGTCTATTCGCAGGGTGTCATCCTCACCGTCACCTATCTGGCCTTGGCGATGATCATCGGCATGGCCGTATCCGGCGGCGCGGCCGTGGGTTTGGAGCGGGTGGCCTATCGGCCGTTGCGCAAGCGGGGGGCGAAACCGCTGATCTTCCTGATCACCGCGATCGGCGCGTCGTTCGTGATCCAGGAGATCGTGCACTTCGTGATCCCGAAGATCTGGCCGGATCTGGGCGGCACCAACGCGCAGAAGCCGATCATGCTGGTCGAACCGTCGATCCAGTTCAGTTTCGGCGGCGCGGATATCACCAACGTGACCATCGTGATCGTGGTCGCCGCAATCGTTTTGGCGCTGGCCACCGAGATCCTGATCAACCGGACCAAGTTCGGCCGCGGCATCCGGGCCGTGGCACAGGATCCGGATACCGCGACCCTGATGGGTGTTTCGCGGGAGCGGATCATCATGCTGACCTTCCTCATCGGCGGTGTGCTGGCCGGTGCGGCCGCGCTGCTCTATTCGATGAAGATTCCCAACGGCATCATCTACTCGGGTGGGTTCATCCTGGGTATCAAGGCGTTCAGCGCCGCGGTGCTCGGCGGTATCGGCAATCTGCGCGGTGCGCTGCTCGGTGGGTTGCTGCTCGGTCTGGCCGAGAACTACGGCCAGATCCTGTTCGGCACCGAATGGCGTGACGTCGTCGCATTCGTGGTGCTGGTGCTGGTGCTGATGATCCGGCCGACCGGCATCCTCGGCGAAAGTCTCGGGAGGGCACGAGCATGA
- a CDS encoding branched-chain amino acid ABC transporter permease yields MSVKTAEPQGKNAPEVPEKHGVGDALRSWWSGLSRPAQWGIGVPAIILLALLPLYPPPFLDTPGTSFGGVMAQFAMYALIAVGLNVVVGQAGLLDLGYVGFYAVGAYTVGLLTSPNSPWNQTDGWLHKDWAWLACLPLAAAVTAVSGLILGSPTLRLRGDYLAIVTLGFGEIVRLLADNLGDVTNGSLGLSGIAYPHVGESATKQNGVFSAGNVGNANSSNIFDKANSGIWWYWVGMALVIVALLIVGNLERSRVGRAWVAIREDEDAAEIMGVPTFKFKLWAFMIGAAIGGLSGALYAGQVQFINPTGFNVINSMLFLCAVVIGGQGNKLGVIVGAFIIVYLPNRLLSVQAVGQSVLGYVMLIVTIAVIVALVMVWRRRIRDAENRVRYGYLGGVAVVVVVLLVILGNVLKFHEQGAQSLGDFKYLFFGITLMVLMIFKPQGLFPVRQKLLTFGRQVYQAVRKPFGAKAIGAQG; encoded by the coding sequence ATGAGTGTGAAAACCGCTGAGCCGCAAGGCAAGAACGCACCGGAGGTGCCGGAGAAGCACGGCGTCGGTGACGCGCTACGCAGCTGGTGGTCGGGTCTGTCGCGGCCCGCGCAGTGGGGGATCGGCGTTCCGGCGATCATCCTGCTGGCCCTGCTACCGCTGTATCCGCCGCCGTTCCTGGACACCCCGGGTACCAGTTTCGGCGGGGTGATGGCCCAGTTCGCGATGTACGCGCTGATCGCCGTCGGTTTGAATGTCGTTGTCGGACAAGCGGGTCTGCTCGATCTCGGCTATGTCGGCTTCTACGCCGTCGGCGCGTACACGGTGGGCCTGCTGACCAGTCCCAACAGTCCGTGGAATCAGACCGACGGCTGGCTGCACAAGGATTGGGCCTGGCTGGCCTGTCTGCCGCTGGCCGCGGCGGTCACCGCGGTATCCGGTTTGATCCTCGGTTCGCCGACGCTGCGGTTGCGCGGCGACTATCTGGCGATCGTGACCCTCGGCTTCGGTGAGATCGTCCGGCTGCTGGCCGACAACCTCGGCGATGTCACCAACGGCAGCCTCGGGCTGTCCGGTATCGCCTATCCGCACGTCGGCGAGTCGGCGACGAAGCAGAACGGCGTGTTCTCCGCGGGTAACGTCGGAAATGCGAACAGCTCCAACATCTTCGATAAGGCGAACTCCGGAATCTGGTGGTACTGGGTCGGTATGGCGCTGGTGATCGTCGCCCTGCTGATCGTCGGGAATCTGGAGCGCAGCCGGGTCGGCCGGGCCTGGGTCGCCATCCGGGAGGACGAGGACGCGGCCGAGATCATGGGGGTGCCCACCTTCAAATTCAAGCTGTGGGCGTTCATGATCGGCGCCGCGATCGGCGGTCTGTCCGGTGCGCTGTACGCGGGGCAGGTGCAGTTCATCAATCCGACCGGCTTCAACGTCATCAACTCGATGCTGTTCCTGTGCGCGGTGGTGATCGGCGGTCAGGGCAACAAGCTCGGTGTGATCGTCGGCGCGTTCATCATCGTGTACCTGCCGAACCGGTTGCTCTCGGTGCAGGCGGTGGGCCAGAGCGTGCTCGGCTATGTGATGCTGATCGTGACGATCGCGGTGATCGTCGCGCTGGTCATGGTGTGGCGCAGGCGGATTCGTGATGCGGAGAACCGGGTCAGGTACGGCTATCTCGGCGGCGTCGCGGTCGTGGTCGTCGTACTGCTGGTGATTCTCGGCAATGTGCTGAAGTTCCACGAGCAGGGCGCGCAGTCGCTCGGCGACTTCAAATACCTCTTCTTCGGCATCACGCTGATGGTGTTGATGATCTTCAAGCCGCAGGGTCTGTTCCCGGTGCGGCAGAAGCTGCTCACCTTCGGGCGTCAGGTGTATCAGGCCGTGCGCAAACCGTTCGGCGCCAAAGCGATTGGAGCGCAGGGATGA
- a CDS encoding ABC transporter ATP-binding protein, which yields MTGPGAGGALFDNEDMAAGYTQEQTESSAGVVDVSAVAPELADAETVAEVVAPHRDIETAVGEPLLRTEGLTVKFGGLTALDDVSFEIRRGEILGLIGPNGAGKTTCFNAITGVYRPSGGTVYFDGKPLTKTKRNAITRLGIARTFQNIRLFGEMTALENVVVGTDARHRTSVPGAVLRTPRHRREERDAIERGMALLEFVGIAPRAVEKARNLPYGDQRRLEIARALATEPKLLCLDEPAAGFNPSEKSALMDLIRKIRDDGFTVLLIEHDMRLVMGVTDRIVVLEFGRKIADGLPADIRDNPDVIAAYLGVPDDEIEQILAEPTGGQEQ from the coding sequence ATGACCGGGCCTGGCGCGGGTGGCGCGCTGTTCGACAACGAGGATATGGCGGCGGGCTACACCCAGGAGCAGACGGAGTCCAGCGCGGGCGTCGTCGATGTCTCGGCGGTCGCCCCGGAGCTCGCCGATGCCGAAACGGTCGCGGAAGTCGTCGCACCGCATCGGGATATCGAGACCGCGGTCGGTGAGCCGCTGCTGCGCACCGAGGGTCTCACGGTCAAGTTCGGCGGCCTCACCGCGCTCGACGACGTGAGTTTCGAGATCCGCCGCGGTGAGATCCTCGGGCTCATCGGACCCAACGGCGCGGGCAAGACCACCTGCTTCAACGCGATCACCGGCGTGTACCGGCCGTCGGGCGGCACGGTGTACTTCGACGGCAAGCCGCTGACCAAGACCAAGCGCAACGCCATCACCAGGCTCGGTATCGCGCGCACCTTCCAGAACATCCGGTTGTTCGGCGAGATGACGGCGCTGGAGAACGTGGTGGTCGGCACCGACGCCCGGCACCGCACCTCGGTGCCGGGCGCGGTGCTGCGCACCCCGCGACACCGGCGGGAGGAGCGCGACGCCATCGAGCGCGGGATGGCGCTGCTCGAATTCGTCGGCATCGCGCCGCGGGCGGTGGAGAAGGCGCGCAATCTGCCGTACGGCGATCAGCGCAGGCTGGAGATCGCCAGGGCGCTGGCCACCGAACCGAAGCTGCTGTGCCTCGACGAGCCCGCGGCCGGCTTCAACCCCAGCGAGAAATCGGCGCTGATGGATCTGATCCGCAAGATCCGCGACGACGGTTTCACCGTGCTCCTGATCGAGCACGATATGCGACTGGTGATGGGGGTGACCGATCGGATCGTCGTGCTGGAGTTCGGCCGCAAGATCGCCGATGGGCTGCCCGCCGACATCCGGGACAACCCGGATGTCATCGCGGCCTACCTCGGTGTGCCCGACGACGAAATCGAGCAGATCCTCGCCGAGCCGACCGGCGGACAGGAGCAGTGA